The following coding sequences lie in one Arabidopsis thaliana chromosome 3, partial sequence genomic window:
- the CIPK7 gene encoding CBL-interacting protein kinase 7 (CBL-interacting protein kinase 7 (CIPK7); FUNCTIONS IN: protein serine/threonine kinase activity, protein kinase activity, kinase activity, ATP binding; INVOLVED IN: response to fructose stimulus, response to sucrose stimulus, response to glucose stimulus; EXPRESSED IN: 26 plant structures; EXPRESSED DURING: 13 growth stages; CONTAINS InterPro DOMAIN/s: Protein kinase, ATP binding site (InterPro:IPR017441), Serine/threonine-protein kinase domain (InterPro:IPR002290), NAF/FISL domain (InterPro:IPR018451), Serine/threonine-protein kinase-like domain (InterPro:IPR017442), Protein kinase-like domain (InterPro:IPR011009), Serine/threonine-protein kinase, active site (InterPro:IPR008271), NAF domain (InterPro:IPR004041), CBL-interacting protein kinase (InterPro:IPR020660), Protein kinase, catalytic domain (InterPro:IPR000719), Calcium/calmodulin-dependent protein kinase-like (InterPro:IPR020636); BEST Arabidopsis thaliana protein match is: CBL-interacting protein kinase 4 (TAIR:AT4G14580.1); Has 129268 Blast hits to 127250 proteins in 4353 species: Archae - 172; Bacteria - 15520; Metazoa - 47044; Fungi - 13122; Plants - 31560; Viruses - 528; Other Eukaryotes - 21322 (source: NCBI BLink).) yields the protein MESLPQPQNQSSPATTPAKILLGKYELGRRLGSGSFAKVHLARSIESDELVAVKIIEKKKTIESGMEPRIIREIDAMRRLRHHPNILKIHEVMATKSKIYLVMELASGGELFSKVLRRGRLPESTARRYFQQLASALRFSHQDGVAHRDVKPQNLLLDEQGNLKVSDFGLSALPEHLQNGLLHTACGTPAYTAPEVISRRGYDGAKADAWSCGVILFVLLVGDVPFDDSNIAAMYRKIHRRDYRFPSWISKQAKSIIYQMLDPNPVTRMSIETVMKTNWFKKSLETSEFHRNVFDSEVEMKSSVNSITAFDLISLSSGLDLSGLFEAKKKKERRFTAKVSGVEVEEKAKMIGEKLGYVVKKKMMKKEGEVKVVGLGRGRTVIVVEAVELTVDVVVVEVKVVEGEEDDSRWSDLITELEDIVLSWHNDIM from the coding sequence ATGGAATCACTTCCCCAGCCGCAAAACCAATCATCTCCGGCAACAACTCCGGCGAAGATCCTCCTTGGGAAATACGAACTCGGTCGTCGTCTCGGTAGCGGAAGCTTCGCGAAAGTCCATTTAGCTCGATCAATCGAATCCGACGAGCTCGTCGCCGTTAAAATCatcgagaagaagaaaacaatcgAATCCGGTATGGAACCAAGAATAATCAGAGAGATCGATGCGATGCGTCGTCTTCGTCATCATCCAAACATACTCAAGATCCATGAAGTTATGGCAACCAAATCTAAGATCTATCTCGTAATGGAACTCGCTTCCGGTGGTGAACTTTTCTCAAAAGTCCTCCGTCGTGGACGTCTTCCTGAATCAACGGCGCGTCGTTACTTTCAACAACTCGCCTCCGCTCTTCGTTTCTCTCACCAAGACGGTGTCGCTCACCGTGATGTGAAACCTCAGAATCTACTCTTAGATGAGCAAGGTAACCTCAAGGTCTCTGACTTTGGTTTATCAGCTTTACCGGAGCATCTACAAAACGGATTGCTTCACACGGCGTGTGGTACTCCGGCTTATACAGCTCCGGAGGTTATTTCACGGAGGGGATACGACGGAGCAAAAGCTGATGCGTGGTCTTGTGgtgtgattttgtttgttttattggtTGGCGATGTTCCATTTGATGATTCGAATATCGCTGCGATGTATCGGAAGATTCATCGGAGAGATTATCGGTTTCCGAGCTGGATTTCGAAACAAGCTAAATCGATAATCTATCAGATGTTAGATCCGAATCCAGTAACGAGGATGAGTATTGAAACAGTGATGAAAACGAATTGGTTCAAGAAGTCTCTAGAGACTTCTGAGTTTCATCGTAACGTCTTTGATTCGGAAGTAGAGATGAAATCGAGTGTTAATTCGATTACTGCTTTTGATTTGATCTCGTTATCGTCGGGATTAGATCTTTCTGGATTGTTTGAggctaagaagaagaaggagaggagatTCACGGCGAAGGTTTCGGGTGTTGAAGTGGAGGAGAAGGCGAAGATGATTGGGGAGAAGTTAGGTTAtgtagtgaagaagaagatgatgaagaaggaaggagaagTGAAGGTTGTTGGATTAGGGAGAGGAAGAACTGTGATTGTGGTGGAAGCAGTGGAGTTAACGGTGGATGTTGTGGTGGTTGAAGTGAAAGTTGttgaaggtgaagaagatgattcacGGTGGTCTGATTTGATTACTGAGCTTGAAGATATAGTTCTTTCATGGCACAATGACATCATGTAA